The following proteins are co-located in the Urocitellus parryii isolate mUroPar1 chromosome 15, mUroPar1.hap1, whole genome shotgun sequence genome:
- the LOC113193280 gene encoding cell adhesion molecule CEACAM21-like, translating to MEPPSASPHRGHVSWQGLLLAVSPLTFWNLPTTAQLAIESVPFTAAEGTDVLLLAHNVSENVKGYTWYKGERGIDSHQIAIYLTATRGIIPGPAYSGRETVYPNGSLLFQKVTLEDTGFYTLQTLSSDLQAEEASGHICVYQSVTQPSILASNVSITEEGPVAMTRLSGGPGISITWILNSQTLQLTDRMQLSPDHRTLRTDPVRQEDAGEYQCEAFNPATSTRSGPLKLALSPAMN from the exons ATGGAGCCCCCCTCAGCCTCTCCCCACAGAGGACATGTCTCCTGGCAGGGGCTTCTGCTGGCAG TCTCACCTTTAACCTTCTGGAACCTGCCCACCACTGCCCAACTTGCTATTGAATCTGTGCCCTTCACTGCTGCCGAAGGGACCGATGTTCTTCTACTTGCCCACAATGTGTCAGAGAACGTCAAAGGCTACACCTGGTACAAAGGGGAAAGGGGCATTGACAGCCATCAAATCGCGATATACCTAACAGCCACTCGAGGAATCATCCCAGGGCCTGCCTACAGTGGTCGAGAGACGGTATACCCCAATGGATCCCTGCTGTTCCAGAAGGTCACCTTGGAGGACACGGGATTCTACACGCTGCAAACCCTAAGTAGCGATCTTCAGGCTGAAGAAGCATCTGGACACATCTGTGTATATC AGTCTGTGACACAGCCTTCCATCCTGGCCAGCAATGTCAGCATCACAGAAGAGGGCCCTGTGGCCATGACCCGCCTCTCAGGTGGCCCTGGAATCTCCATCACGTGGATCCTCAACAGCCAGACTCTGCAGCTCACAGACAGGATGCAGCTGTCCCCGGACCACAGGACCCTCCGCACAGACCCCGTCAGACAGGAGGATGCCGGGGAGTATCAGTGTGAGGCCTTCAACCCCGCCACTTCCACCAGGAGCGGCCCTCTTAAACTAGCTTTATCCCCTGCTATgaattaa